The following proteins are encoded in a genomic region of Methylobacterium tardum:
- a CDS encoding efflux RND transporter permease subunit produces MIARLIGWSARNLVLVLVGTVFAVAAGVMALRTLPLDAIPDLSDVQAIVYTEYPGEAPQVVEDQVTYPLTTAMLTVPKAKVVRGFSFFGVSFVYVIFEDGTDPYWGRSRVLEYLNAAASRLPAGVTPTLGPDATGVGWVYQYVVVAKERTLAELRSLQDWVVRFGASRAEGVAEVAGVGGFVKQYNVVVDPNRLRAQGISLNKLRDAIRASNADVGGRTVELSEFEFIVRGRGYLRSVADIDNIVLKTTGGAPLRVRDVARVELGPDERRGITEMNGDGEVAGGIVLQRFGANALTVIENAKAKLAEVAKSLPAGTEILPVYDRSQLIDAAIETLRHTLVEESVVVSLVCIVFLLHVRSALVAILMLPVGILMAFAGMKALGLGANIMSLGGIAIAVGAMIDAAIVMIENAHKHLERAPPDKPRVEILVEAAGEVGPSLFFSLLIITVSFLPIFTLEGEEGRLFGPLALTKTFAMAAAALLSVTLVPALMVLFVRGRIVPEHRNPVNRLLIWLYRPVIAGVLRARLPTILLALGVLAVTVWPARQLGSEFMPELDEGTLMYMPTTLPGISVTKAGELLATQDRIIKSFAEVASVYGKAGRASTATDPAPMEMAETIISLKPKAEWRPGVTLASLKAEMDRALQFPGVSNAWTQPIRARIDMLSTGIRTPVGIKVLGTDLGAMEKVARQVEAVVRDVPGTSSAYAERVIGGYFLDITPDREALGRYGLMVGDVQDVVASALGGQSVTNTVEGRERYTVNVRYPRAFRSDPRAIADEVQVPLPAGGTVPLGEVAKVELTRGPTSIRTENGQLAVYIFADLTGRDLGGYVADARAAVDREVRLPQGTTLQWSGQYEYLERAEARLRIVVPLTLLVVFLLLYLNFRRLTETLIVMLSLPFALVGGVWLMWWMGFNMSVAVAVGFIALAGVAAETGVIMLVYLDHALDEVRAGCRREGRPLTREDLRQAIMVGAVERVRPKMMTVVAIMAGLLPILWSTGSGSEVMQRIAVPMIGGMVSSTVLTLVVIPAVYALVKGRGLPEAAAEGARMPLAAE; encoded by the coding sequence ATGATCGCGCGCCTCATCGGCTGGTCGGCCCGCAACCTCGTCCTGGTGCTGGTCGGCACCGTGTTCGCCGTGGCCGCTGGCGTCATGGCGCTGCGAACGCTGCCGCTCGACGCCATCCCCGACCTCTCGGACGTGCAGGCCATCGTCTACACCGAGTACCCGGGCGAGGCCCCGCAGGTGGTCGAGGATCAGGTCACCTATCCTCTCACGACCGCCATGCTGACGGTCCCGAAGGCGAAGGTGGTGCGCGGCTTCTCGTTCTTCGGGGTCAGCTTCGTCTACGTGATCTTCGAGGACGGCACCGATCCCTACTGGGGCCGTAGTCGAGTGCTGGAGTACCTCAACGCGGCCGCCAGCCGCTTGCCGGCGGGCGTGACCCCGACCCTCGGTCCGGACGCCACCGGCGTCGGCTGGGTCTACCAGTACGTGGTCGTGGCCAAGGAGCGCACGCTCGCGGAATTGCGCTCCCTCCAGGACTGGGTGGTCCGTTTCGGGGCGTCGCGGGCCGAGGGCGTGGCCGAGGTCGCGGGCGTCGGCGGCTTCGTCAAGCAGTACAACGTCGTGGTCGACCCGAACCGCCTACGGGCGCAGGGGATCTCGCTCAACAAGCTCCGGGACGCGATCCGGGCGAGCAACGCCGACGTCGGCGGCCGCACGGTCGAGCTCTCCGAGTTCGAGTTCATAGTGCGCGGACGCGGCTACCTGCGGAGCGTGGCCGACATCGACAACATCGTCCTGAAGACCACCGGTGGTGCTCCCCTGCGGGTGCGGGACGTCGCCCGGGTCGAACTCGGGCCTGACGAGCGGCGGGGCATCACCGAGATGAATGGTGACGGCGAGGTCGCCGGCGGCATCGTCCTGCAGCGGTTCGGCGCGAACGCCCTGACCGTCATCGAGAACGCGAAGGCGAAGCTCGCGGAGGTGGCGAAAAGCCTGCCGGCCGGCACCGAGATCCTGCCGGTCTACGACCGCTCGCAACTCATCGACGCGGCCATCGAGACGCTGCGGCACACGCTTGTCGAGGAGAGCGTCGTCGTCTCCCTCGTATGCATCGTGTTCCTCCTACACGTCCGAAGCGCGCTGGTCGCCATCCTGATGCTGCCCGTCGGCATCCTGATGGCGTTCGCCGGGATGAAGGCGCTGGGGCTGGGCGCCAACATCATGTCGCTCGGCGGCATCGCCATCGCGGTCGGCGCCATGATCGACGCGGCCATCGTGATGATCGAGAACGCCCACAAGCACCTGGAGCGGGCGCCGCCGGACAAGCCGCGGGTCGAGATCTTGGTCGAGGCGGCGGGCGAGGTCGGCCCCTCGCTGTTCTTCTCACTCCTCATCATCACCGTGAGCTTCCTGCCCATCTTCACCCTGGAGGGCGAGGAGGGGCGCCTGTTCGGGCCGCTCGCGCTCACCAAGACCTTCGCCATGGCGGCGGCGGCGCTCCTGTCGGTGACCCTGGTGCCGGCGCTGATGGTGTTGTTCGTGCGCGGACGGATCGTCCCGGAGCATCGCAACCCGGTGAACCGGCTCCTGATCTGGCTCTATCGCCCGGTCATCGCGGGCGTACTGCGGGCGCGGTTGCCCACGATCCTGCTCGCCCTCGGCGTCCTGGCGGTCACCGTCTGGCCGGCGCGCCAGCTCGGCTCGGAGTTCATGCCGGAACTCGACGAGGGGACGCTGATGTACATGCCGACGACCCTGCCCGGCATCTCGGTGACGAAGGCGGGCGAGTTGCTGGCGACCCAGGACCGGATCATCAAGTCCTTCGCGGAGGTCGCCTCGGTCTACGGCAAGGCCGGGCGCGCCAGCACCGCGACCGACCCGGCGCCGATGGAGATGGCCGAGACCATCATCAGCCTCAAGCCGAAGGCCGAGTGGCGCCCGGGCGTGACGCTCGCGAGCCTCAAGGCGGAGATGGACCGGGCGCTGCAGTTCCCGGGCGTCTCGAATGCTTGGACGCAGCCGATCCGCGCCCGCATCGACATGCTTTCGACCGGCATCCGGACCCCGGTCGGCATCAAGGTGCTCGGCACCGACCTCGGCGCCATGGAGAAGGTCGCCCGTCAGGTCGAGGCGGTGGTGCGCGACGTGCCGGGCACGTCGAGTGCCTACGCGGAGCGGGTCATCGGCGGGTACTTCCTCGACATCACGCCCGACCGGGAGGCGCTCGGCCGCTACGGGCTCATGGTGGGCGACGTCCAGGACGTGGTCGCCTCGGCTCTCGGCGGGCAGAGCGTCACCAACACGGTCGAGGGCCGCGAGCGCTACACCGTCAACGTGCGCTACCCGCGCGCCTTCCGCTCCGACCCGCGGGCCATCGCCGACGAGGTGCAGGTGCCGCTGCCGGCCGGCGGGACGGTGCCGCTCGGTGAGGTCGCGAAGGTCGAGCTCACCCGGGGGCCGACCTCGATCCGGACCGAGAACGGCCAGCTCGCGGTCTACATCTTCGCCGACCTCACGGGGCGCGACCTCGGCGGCTACGTGGCCGACGCGCGGGCCGCGGTCGACAGGGAGGTCAGGTTGCCCCAGGGCACGACCCTGCAGTGGAGCGGGCAGTACGAGTACCTGGAGCGCGCCGAAGCCCGCCTCAGGATCGTTGTGCCGCTGACGCTGCTCGTCGTGTTCCTGCTCCTCTACCTGAACTTCCGCCGTCTGACCGAGACCCTCATCGTCATGCTCTCGCTGCCGTTCGCGCTCGTCGGCGGCGTCTGGCTGATGTGGTGGATGGGCTTCAACATGTCGGTGGCGGTGGCGGTCGGCTTCATCGCGCTCGCCGGCGTCGCAGCCGAGACCGGCGTGATCATGCTGGTCTACCTCGACCACGCCCTCGACGAGGTCCGGGCAGGGTGCCGGCGTGAGGGACGCCCCCTCACGCGCGAGGACCTGCGGCAGGCCATCATGGTCGGCGCCGTCGAGCGGGTGCGGCCCAAGATGATGACGGTGGTCGCCATCATGGCGGGTCTCCTGCCCATCCTCTGGAGCACCGGTTCGGGCTCCGAGGTCATGCAGCGCATCGCCGTGCCGATGATCGGCGGGATGGTGTCCTCGACCGTGCTGACCCTCGTCGTGATTCCGGCCGTCTACGCGTTGGTGAAAGGTCGCGGGTTGCCGGAGGCCGCCGCGGAGGGTGCACGGATGCCTCTGGCGGCCGAATGA
- a CDS encoding efflux RND transporter periplasmic adaptor subunit, whose translation MSRSAWLAGILAALAAGGTGYWAGRDGSPVPVLVERARTEFAHWLPTGMPGPQAPAPPKVTGPVVYYQDPDGKPVYSASPRTTAEGHDFRAVRASEDVRFDQAQGSETTSPDMAGHDVTGHGMAAPGTAAAGKPDRGTRKVLYYRNPMGLPDTSATPKKDSMGMDYIPVYAGEDEGGNVVTVSPGKVQRTGVRTETVERRVVAQPVRVPGTVALDERRVTVIATRSDAYVDHVEDVTTGDRVRKGQPLVHVYSPDINSAAAQLIANPGFDGARRRLQNLNVSEAVIDDMERTRKVPMAITWSSARDGLVLQRSAVEGMKAAAGDTLFRIGDISVMWVLADVPERDLAGVRAGQAVTVRLRSAPGRTFSGKVGVIYPQVNPDTRATRVRIELPNPDGALLPDMYAEVEIATGAGKPVVAVPDDAVIDTGARQVVLLDRGGGRFEPREVKVGVRGTGYVEVREGVDAGDRVVTAANFLIDAESNLKAALQSMSAPKASDRQASNLEGKP comes from the coding sequence GTGAGCCGCTCGGCATGGCTCGCCGGGATCCTCGCCGCGTTGGCGGCGGGGGGCACCGGGTACTGGGCGGGGCGCGATGGCAGCCCCGTTCCGGTCCTCGTCGAGCGCGCACGGACCGAGTTCGCCCACTGGCTGCCGACCGGCATGCCGGGTCCGCAGGCACCGGCGCCGCCGAAGGTCACGGGTCCGGTGGTCTACTACCAGGATCCGGATGGGAAGCCGGTCTACTCCGCGTCGCCGAGAACGACTGCGGAGGGGCACGACTTCCGGGCGGTTCGGGCCAGCGAGGACGTGCGCTTCGACCAGGCACAAGGGAGCGAGACGACATCCCCCGACATGGCCGGCCACGACGTGACCGGGCACGGCATGGCGGCGCCTGGAACGGCGGCGGCCGGAAAGCCCGACCGGGGCACGCGCAAGGTGCTCTACTACCGCAACCCGATGGGCCTGCCGGACACCTCGGCGACCCCGAAAAAGGATTCGATGGGGATGGACTACATCCCCGTCTACGCGGGCGAGGACGAGGGCGGCAACGTCGTGACGGTCTCCCCCGGCAAGGTCCAGCGGACCGGCGTCCGAACCGAAACCGTGGAGCGGCGGGTGGTGGCGCAGCCGGTGCGCGTGCCCGGTACCGTCGCCCTCGACGAGCGGCGCGTGACGGTCATCGCGACCCGGTCGGACGCGTACGTCGACCATGTCGAGGACGTCACCACCGGCGACCGCGTCCGCAAGGGCCAGCCGCTGGTCCACGTCTACTCCCCCGACATCAATTCCGCCGCCGCGCAGCTCATCGCCAACCCCGGCTTCGACGGAGCTCGGCGACGCCTGCAGAACCTCAACGTCTCCGAGGCCGTCATCGACGACATGGAGCGCACCCGGAAGGTGCCGATGGCCATCACTTGGTCGTCGGCCCGGGACGGCTTGGTGCTGCAGCGCTCGGCCGTCGAGGGCATGAAGGCCGCGGCCGGCGACACCCTGTTCCGGATCGGCGACATCTCGGTCATGTGGGTGCTGGCCGACGTGCCCGAGCGCGACCTGGCCGGGGTTCGCGCCGGACAGGCCGTGACCGTGCGCCTGCGTTCGGCCCCGGGCCGGACCTTCTCCGGCAAGGTCGGGGTGATCTATCCGCAGGTAAACCCGGACACCCGGGCCACGCGGGTGCGCATCGAGCTGCCGAACCCGGACGGCGCGCTCCTGCCGGACATGTACGCCGAGGTCGAGATCGCCACGGGGGCGGGCAAGCCCGTCGTGGCGGTGCCCGACGACGCGGTCATCGACACAGGTGCACGGCAGGTGGTGCTGCTCGACAGGGGCGGGGGGCGCTTCGAGCCCCGCGAGGTCAAGGTCGGGGTTCGCGGCACGGGCTACGTCGAGGTCCGCGAGGGCGTCGACGCCGGCGACCGGGTCGTCACGGCGGCGAACTTCCTGATCGACGCCGAGAGCAACCTGAAGGCGGCGCTTCAGTCCATGTCCGCCCCGAAGGCGAGCGACCGGCAGGCCTCGAACCTTGAGGGCAAGCCATGA
- a CDS encoding FixH family protein, protein MTTYPFARALGAALLGAALSVPALPALAGIKDYAFEPTRTEAKVGETILSVRLMDKRTGKPVPDAVIFAKRIDMAPDSMDEMTSAIEQVPSTEHGIYRFKAKLTMAGGWRLSLGAKVQGETGTVEDRLVFQAVK, encoded by the coding sequence GTGACCACGTACCCCTTCGCGCGCGCCCTCGGTGCCGCGCTGCTCGGCGCCGCGCTGTCGGTCCCGGCCCTGCCGGCGCTCGCCGGCATCAAGGACTACGCCTTCGAGCCGACCCGGACGGAGGCGAAGGTCGGCGAGACCATCCTCTCGGTGCGCCTCATGGACAAGCGCACCGGCAAGCCCGTTCCGGACGCGGTGATCTTCGCCAAGCGCATCGACATGGCGCCCGACAGCATGGACGAGATGACCTCGGCGATCGAGCAGGTCCCGTCGACGGAGCACGGCATCTACCGCTTCAAGGCGAAGCTCACGATGGCCGGGGGCTGGCGGCTCTCGCTGGGGGCGAAGGTCCAGGGCGAAACCGGCACCGTCGAGGACAGGCTCGTCTTCCAGGCGGTCAAGTGA
- a CDS encoding NrsF family protein: MKTDELIGLLGASFEREPVGAPWMTRRLALAVAVGATAALCLALAFLGLRPGLTEVRPLLFLAFKFSFAAAVGSLALRYLVRAVRPGGESRVHLGVAALPFLVVAALACVSLLMAPTEHWHGMVSGHTWLECLISIPVIAVVPFAVVTWAVRRFGAPTDLVRAGALVGLSAGAVSALGYSLHCMDDTVPFVAVWYGGTIAMCTLVGALLGPRLLRW, translated from the coding sequence ATGAAGACCGACGAACTCATCGGCCTGCTGGGCGCCAGCTTCGAGCGCGAACCGGTCGGGGCCCCCTGGATGACCCGCCGGCTCGCGCTGGCGGTCGCGGTCGGCGCGACGGCCGCGCTGTGCCTGGCGCTGGCGTTTCTGGGCCTGCGTCCCGGCCTGACCGAGGTCCGGCCGCTCCTGTTCCTCGCGTTCAAGTTCTCGTTCGCGGCCGCGGTCGGGAGTCTCGCGCTCCGGTATCTCGTCAGGGCGGTCAGGCCCGGCGGCGAGAGCCGCGTCCATCTCGGGGTCGCCGCCTTGCCGTTCCTCGTGGTCGCGGCGCTGGCGTGCGTGAGCCTTTTGATGGCGCCGACCGAACATTGGCACGGCATGGTATCCGGTCACACCTGGCTCGAATGCCTCATCTCGATCCCCGTGATCGCCGTCGTGCCGTTCGCCGTCGTCACCTGGGCGGTTCGACGGTTCGGAGCGCCGACGGATCTCGTGCGGGCGGGTGCCCTGGTCGGCCTCTCCGCGGGAGCCGTGAGCGCGCTCGGCTATTCACTGCACTGCATGGACGATACCGTACCGTTCGTCGCCGTCTGGTACGGGGGGACGATCGCGATGTGCACGCTCGTCGGAGCGCTCCTGGGACCGCGCCTCCTTCGCTGGTAG
- a CDS encoding DUF2231 domain-containing protein, whose protein sequence is MIEVIPNWHPVAVHFTVALLITASVLFAAGTLFRKAASGGALTAAARWNLAIGAAVTVATLATGWSAYNTVDHDAPSHANMTVHLRWAVATALVFLAAAGVAWLERRKVAGAGVLLLVLLAGGSGALVVTGWLGGENVYRYGLGVMALPRSGDHVHPASGGHPHEHGHDHETADAPKTPDAAAGKVVTRPAPDAPSTPHEHAH, encoded by the coding sequence ATGATCGAGGTGATCCCGAACTGGCATCCGGTCGCGGTCCATTTCACGGTCGCCCTCCTCATCACGGCCAGCGTCCTCTTCGCCGCGGGGACCCTGTTCAGGAAAGCGGCATCGGGAGGCGCGCTCACGGCCGCCGCCCGATGGAACCTCGCGATCGGCGCGGCAGTCACGGTCGCGACCCTCGCCACGGGTTGGTCGGCGTACAACACGGTCGATCACGACGCGCCCTCGCACGCGAACATGACCGTCCACCTTCGCTGGGCCGTCGCCACCGCGCTCGTGTTCCTCGCCGCCGCCGGCGTCGCCTGGCTGGAGCGCCGGAAGGTCGCAGGCGCGGGCGTCCTGCTGCTGGTGCTCCTCGCCGGAGGTTCCGGGGCCCTCGTGGTCACGGGCTGGCTCGGCGGCGAGAACGTCTACCGTTACGGCCTGGGCGTCATGGCGCTCCCGAGATCGGGCGACCACGTCCACCCCGCAAGCGGCGGCCATCCCCATGAGCACGGCCACGACCACGAGACCGCGGACGCCCCAAAGACGCCCGATGCCGCCGCGGGCAAGGTAGTGACGCGCCCGGCGCCGGACGCCCCCTCCACACCGCACGAACACGCTCATTGA
- a CDS encoding TolC family protein → MSGTTTAPGHAGTTARPPDEAVRGRFVRVAASVTGLGLALGGCASFSPDAGLSVAGGYAALELRKDIVKADDQGVAPSADARVDALLRRPLTADGAVQVALLRNRGLQAAFNDLGVSEAQYVQATLPPSPRLSITQWGLGFNTEIERAVAASVLELATLPVRAEIARQRFTADQYNAAEQVLRLGGEARRQFYRTVAANQATAFLEQALAGAESASTLAKQLGETGALNKLEQAREHAFYSELGAQLAKARVQQRAERERLTRLLGLWGRDIDFRLPNGLPPLPGRLVDGHAIEAEAMSKRADVQAARFELQSLVGQFGLNQASGFVSVFDAGFANRFSRSRTAGARAVPRRSTRPA, encoded by the coding sequence ATGAGTGGCACGACGACCGCGCCGGGACACGCCGGTACGACCGCGCGACCGCCGGACGAGGCCGTCCGGGGGCGGTTCGTGCGCGTGGCCGCGAGCGTTACCGGCCTCGGCCTCGCCTTGGGGGGCTGCGCGAGCTTCTCGCCGGACGCGGGCCTCTCCGTCGCAGGCGGCTACGCAGCGTTGGAACTGCGCAAGGACATCGTGAAGGCGGACGACCAGGGCGTCGCGCCGAGCGCGGACGCGCGCGTGGACGCGTTGCTGCGCCGTCCCCTGACCGCCGACGGCGCGGTGCAGGTCGCACTCCTGAGGAACCGGGGCTTGCAGGCCGCCTTCAACGACCTCGGCGTCTCCGAGGCGCAGTACGTGCAGGCCACGCTGCCGCCCTCGCCGCGCCTCTCGATCACGCAGTGGGGATTGGGGTTCAACACGGAGATCGAGCGCGCCGTCGCCGCCAGCGTGCTGGAGTTGGCGACGCTCCCGGTGCGCGCCGAGATCGCGCGGCAGCGGTTCACGGCCGACCAGTACAACGCGGCGGAGCAGGTCCTGCGGCTCGGGGGCGAGGCGCGCCGGCAATTCTACCGGACCGTGGCGGCCAACCAGGCGACCGCCTTCCTCGAACAGGCGCTGGCCGGCGCGGAATCCGCCTCGACGCTGGCCAAGCAGCTGGGCGAGACGGGCGCGCTGAACAAGCTGGAGCAGGCGCGCGAGCACGCCTTCTACAGCGAGTTGGGCGCGCAGCTCGCCAAGGCGCGGGTGCAGCAACGCGCCGAACGGGAGCGGCTCACCCGACTGCTCGGTCTCTGGGGGCGGGACATCGATTTCCGCCTGCCTAACGGCCTGCCGCCCCTGCCTGGGAGGCTCGTCGACGGGCACGCCATCGAGGCCGAGGCGATGAGCAAGCGGGCCGACGTGCAGGCCGCCCGCTTCGAGCTGCAATCGCTCGTGGGGCAGTTCGGGCTGAACCAGGCCAGCGGCTTCGTCAGCGTCTTCGATGCGGGCTTCGCGAACCGGTTCTCGCGGTCGAGGACCGCGGGGGCGAGGGCGGTGCCCCGAAGGTCGACAAGGCCAGCCTGA
- a CDS encoding multicopper oxidase family protein: MTDISRRGILGAGGLVLAGTSMISGRVQAAGLPEAPIMDKATMQPPLYPTSGPDYQPVVTLNGWTLPWRMRGDWKEFHLIAEPVVREMAPGMDARLWGYNGQSPGPTIEAVEGDKVRIFVTNRLPEATAVHWHGQTLPNGMDGVAGLTQPGIPPGKTFVYEFILRRSGTFMYHPHSDEMVQMAMGMMGFFVVHPRDPAERRVDRDFVWLLNAYDIEAGSYVPKVNTMLNMNMWCFNSRVWPGIDPMVARQGDKVRMRFGNLTMTNHPIHVHGVDFKVTGTDGGWINENYQLPEVSVDVAVGQMRAIEFNADNPGDWAIHCHKSHHTMNAMGHNVRTYIGVNLKSTAKQIQKIAPGYMPMGSTGGGMMSEMEMPLPENTLPMMTGAGPFGSVEMGGMFTVLKVRPGLAAGDYRDPGWYRHPEGTLAYEWTGEPMPEPARAPDTPKARRARQTDLRVVDPRTRRTASNAGGHEH; encoded by the coding sequence ATGACAGACATTTCGCGCAGGGGGATCCTGGGTGCGGGCGGCCTCGTGCTCGCCGGCACCTCCATGATCAGCGGGCGCGTCCAGGCCGCCGGGCTTCCGGAAGCCCCGATCATGGACAAGGCGACCATGCAGCCCCCGCTCTATCCGACGAGCGGGCCGGACTACCAGCCGGTGGTGACGCTCAACGGCTGGACGCTGCCGTGGCGCATGCGCGGCGACTGGAAGGAGTTCCACCTCATCGCCGAGCCGGTCGTGCGCGAGATGGCGCCCGGCATGGACGCGCGGCTCTGGGGCTACAACGGCCAGTCGCCGGGACCGACCATCGAGGCGGTCGAGGGCGACAAGGTCCGCATCTTCGTCACCAACCGCCTGCCGGAGGCGACCGCCGTGCACTGGCACGGGCAGACGCTGCCCAACGGCATGGACGGGGTCGCCGGCCTGACCCAACCCGGCATCCCGCCGGGCAAGACGTTCGTCTACGAGTTCATCCTCCGGCGCTCCGGCACCTTCATGTACCACCCGCACTCGGACGAGATGGTCCAGATGGCGATGGGCATGATGGGCTTCTTCGTCGTGCATCCGCGCGATCCGGCCGAGCGGCGGGTCGACCGCGACTTCGTCTGGCTGCTGAACGCCTACGACATCGAGGCCGGGTCCTATGTGCCCAAGGTCAACACGATGCTCAACATGAACATGTGGTGCTTCAACAGCCGGGTGTGGCCGGGCATCGATCCGATGGTCGCGCGCCAGGGCGACAAGGTCCGGATGCGCTTCGGCAACCTGACCATGACCAACCACCCGATCCACGTCCACGGCGTCGACTTCAAGGTCACCGGCACGGACGGCGGCTGGATCAACGAAAACTATCAGTTGCCGGAGGTGTCGGTCGACGTCGCGGTCGGGCAGATGCGGGCCATCGAGTTCAACGCCGACAACCCGGGCGACTGGGCGATCCACTGCCACAAGTCGCACCACACCATGAACGCCATGGGCCACAACGTGCGGACCTACATCGGCGTGAACCTGAAGAGCACGGCCAAGCAGATCCAGAAGATCGCCCCAGGTTACATGCCGATGGGTTCGACGGGCGGTGGCATGATGTCCGAGATGGAGATGCCGCTGCCCGAGAACACGCTGCCCATGATGACCGGCGCGGGCCCGTTCGGGTCGGTCGAGATGGGCGGGATGTTCACGGTCCTGAAGGTCCGTCCGGGACTGGCGGCCGGCGATTACCGCGACCCCGGTTGGTACAGGCATCCGGAAGGCACCCTCGCATACGAGTGGACCGGCGAGCCGATGCCGGAGCCGGCCCGCGCCCCGGACACCCCGAAGGCCCGGCGCGCCCGGCAGACCGACCTGCGGGTCGTCGATCCGCGGACGCGCCGCACGGCCTCGAACGCGGGCGGCCACGAGCACTAG
- a CDS encoding copper-binding protein: MRSKFPLAVLSAAFLAVAAPAWAQSVKGTVTKVDPAAGKVTLDHAAIPKLDMDAMTMAYPVKDPAMLKDLKAGDKVDFDVAEAGGAYTVTKIQKTK, from the coding sequence ATGAGAAGCAAGTTCCCGCTCGCCGTCCTTTCGGCGGCCTTCCTGGCGGTCGCGGCGCCTGCATGGGCGCAGTCCGTGAAGGGGACGGTGACGAAGGTAGACCCGGCCGCGGGCAAGGTCACGCTCGACCACGCGGCGATCCCGAAGCTCGACATGGATGCGATGACGATGGCGTACCCCGTCAAGGATCCCGCGATGCTCAAGGATCTGAAGGCCGGCGACAAGGTCGATTTCGACGTCGCGGAGGCCGGCGGCGCGTACACCGTCACGAAGATCCAGAAGACGAAGTAG
- a CDS encoding copper-binding protein, whose translation MRRLILSTALAAALVAPIPQHAGAQPAKGAPAALERARETMSNRFRDTKLTGDPDRDFAELLIASYEETLFLAKTQLDYGGDRQLRELAQKIQDEQQAKIDALKQWQVRSREAGYRPQPNQTPSGEGPLDRRAKGDPAQGQPETPPAEKAAPQPAPQATPSNAPLVAGTVKKVGDAAGKVTLDHETIPNIGMDAMTMAYKVQDPAMLKGLRPGERVRFSADRVNGSIAVTRIQKAK comes from the coding sequence ATGCGACGCCTGATCCTGTCCACCGCGCTCGCGGCCGCGCTCGTCGCCCCGATCCCGCAGCACGCCGGCGCGCAGCCCGCCAAGGGCGCGCCCGCAGCCCTGGAGCGGGCGCGCGAAACGATGTCGAACCGTTTCCGGGACACGAAGCTGACCGGCGACCCGGACCGGGACTTCGCGGAGCTGCTGATCGCCAGCTACGAGGAGACGTTGTTCCTGGCCAAGACGCAGCTCGACTACGGCGGTGACCGGCAGCTGCGCGAGCTCGCGCAGAAGATCCAGGACGAGCAGCAGGCCAAGATCGACGCCCTGAAGCAGTGGCAGGTCCGCAGCCGCGAGGCCGGCTACCGGCCGCAGCCGAACCAGACGCCGTCGGGCGAGGGACCGTTGGACCGTCGAGCGAAGGGCGACCCGGCCCAGGGTCAGCCGGAAACGCCCCCCGCGGAGAAGGCGGCCCCGCAGCCGGCTCCGCAGGCGACGCCGTCGAACGCCCCGCTCGTCGCCGGAACCGTCAAGAAGGTCGGCGACGCCGCGGGCAAGGTGACCCTCGACCACGAGACCATCCCGAACATCGGGATGGACGCGATGACGATGGCCTACAAGGTCCAGGACCCGGCCATGCTCAAGGGCCTGAGGCCCGGCGAGCGGGTGCGGTTCTCGGCCGACCGCGTGAACGGTTCGATCGCCGTCACCCGCATCCAGAAAGCCAAGTAG
- a CDS encoding transglycosylase SLT domain-containing protein: MGYGRNVPRPAAPRALGVLLGLAAVAGAGAAAAEGTAGPSATATAPGNAKARGRTAYGELLMREATARGVPPALAEAVAFVESGYDAGAVGTVGELGLMQVRPATAAMLGHRGPAAELLDPATNIRFGVAYLARAWSLAGGDVCRALAKYRAGHGEERMTPHSVDHCRRAHDRLAAMGSPLAAVAATAGPGIPRTSASKTRAAPTAVMFLANRFWAAHVARVRAVEIRTARIMEGG, from the coding sequence GTGGGATACGGCCGGAACGTCCCACGCCCGGCGGCACCTCGCGCCCTGGGCGTCCTCCTCGGCCTCGCCGCCGTTGCCGGCGCCGGGGCGGCCGCGGCGGAGGGCACCGCGGGACCATCCGCGACGGCCACGGCCCCCGGGAACGCCAAGGCCCGCGGTCGCACCGCCTATGGCGAACTCCTCATGCGGGAGGCGACGGCACGCGGGGTCCCGCCCGCGCTCGCCGAGGCGGTCGCGTTCGTCGAGAGCGGCTACGACGCCGGGGCGGTCGGAACGGTCGGCGAACTCGGGTTGATGCAGGTCCGGCCGGCCACGGCGGCGATGCTCGGTCATCGCGGGCCGGCCGCGGAACTTCTCGACCCTGCCACGAACATCCGCTTCGGCGTCGCCTACCTCGCACGGGCCTGGAGCCTCGCGGGCGGCGATGTCTGCCGTGCCCTGGCCAAGTATCGTGCCGGCCACGGCGAGGAGCGCATGACGCCGCACTCCGTCGATCACTGCCGGCGCGCCCACGACCGGCTGGCCGCCATGGGGTCGCCGCTCGCGGCGGTCGCGGCGACGGCCGGTCCCGGCATCCCGCGGACATCCGCATCGAAAACCCGCGCGGCGCCGACGGCCGTCATGTTCCTCGCGAACCGGTTCTGGGCCGCGCACGTCGCGCGCGTCCGGGCCGTCGAGATCCGGACCGCCCGGATCATGGAGGGCGGCTGA